A region from the Colwellia sp. PAMC 21821 genome encodes:
- a CDS encoding flagellar motor protein MotB yields MNRLRTRRHQVEHENVERWLVSYADYMTLLFALFVVLYAMAMIDEKPFETATESIGRVFQANDEKPKNRGHGDDILPVNSSKTNKRLFGNGILEDAGPELVTGEVTLSNVSDAQVGTTLTSLEEDLHEALYELVESGYAQLQIDGDWLEIELNSGLLFPSGSSSPTNAAKDILTVIYQIIADSSNYIRVRGYTDNQAIDTEIFSSNWELSVFRATAILRVLEELTLNPARMAIEGYGQYYPSADNATATGRAKNRRVVIAISKYGLEKANLLATPTISVKDVEAIKNISTETVDDEIRIIRLDNGGIRITTRSEPNANNEVANPPEAENNEQ; encoded by the coding sequence ATGAACCGCTTACGAACAAGGCGCCACCAAGTAGAGCATGAAAATGTTGAGCGTTGGTTGGTTTCTTATGCAGATTATATGACTTTGCTTTTCGCGCTTTTTGTCGTGTTATATGCCATGGCGATGATCGATGAAAAGCCATTCGAAACAGCAACAGAATCTATAGGTCGAGTATTTCAAGCGAATGATGAAAAACCTAAAAATCGGGGGCATGGTGATGACATTTTACCGGTTAATAGCTCTAAAACGAATAAACGGTTATTTGGCAATGGTATTTTGGAAGACGCCGGACCTGAACTTGTTACCGGTGAAGTAACCTTATCTAATGTCTCAGATGCACAAGTGGGCACAACGTTAACGTCTTTGGAAGAAGATCTTCATGAAGCATTATACGAACTGGTTGAGTCGGGATATGCCCAACTGCAAATAGACGGCGACTGGTTAGAAATTGAATTAAACAGCGGTTTATTATTTCCAAGTGGTTCATCGTCGCCTACGAATGCCGCAAAAGATATTTTGACGGTTATATATCAAATTATTGCCGACTCAAGCAACTATATTCGGGTTAGAGGCTATACCGATAACCAAGCGATCGATACTGAAATATTTTCCTCTAATTGGGAATTATCAGTTTTCAGAGCAACGGCCATTTTACGTGTGCTAGAAGAGTTGACCTTAAATCCTGCGCGCATGGCGATTGAAGGCTATGGGCAATATTACCCAAGTGCTGACAACGCTACGGCAACCGGTCGAGCTAAAAACCGCCGTGTTGTTATTGCGATTTCAAAATATGGTTTAGAAAAAGCCAATTTATTGGCAACTCCCACTATTTCAGTAAAAGATGTTGAAGCGATTAAAAACATTAGCACTGAAACAGTAGATGACGAAATTCGCATTATCCGACTTGATAATGGTGGCATTCGCATTACCACGAGGTCTGAGCCTAACGCTAACAACGAAGTTGCTAATCCGCCCGAAGCAGAAAATAACGAACAATAG
- a CDS encoding flagellar motor protein translates to MDKLSITGLFVAILAIYFGFIIDGGSISSLLELPAFIIVFGGTLGAVMLQSSQRQFSHAMTLLKWLVFPPKYNIELGIESIVLWAEKARESGFLSLEHIAEEENDFYVNKGLNLLVDGVEVENLRVSLELDLDLYREHNLRSAHVFESMGGYSPTIGILGAVLGLIHAMSNLADPQLLGQGIATAFVATIYGVGFANLIYLPVANKIKAIVHQQTMYREMMTEGLISIALAENPHAIENKLSAFRLEQ, encoded by the coding sequence ATGGATAAACTAAGTATAACGGGATTATTTGTTGCCATTTTGGCAATTTATTTTGGTTTTATTATTGATGGTGGTTCAATATCGTCGTTATTGGAACTTCCGGCATTTATCATCGTTTTTGGTGGCACGCTCGGTGCGGTAATGTTGCAGTCATCACAACGCCAATTTTCACATGCAATGACCTTACTAAAATGGTTGGTTTTCCCGCCTAAGTATAATATTGAATTAGGCATTGAATCCATCGTGCTATGGGCTGAGAAAGCACGAGAATCTGGTTTTTTGTCTCTGGAGCATATTGCCGAAGAAGAAAATGACTTTTATGTTAACAAAGGCTTAAACCTGCTTGTCGACGGAGTAGAGGTTGAAAATCTACGAGTGTCACTAGAATTAGATTTAGACTTATATCGTGAACATAACTTACGCTCTGCTCATGTATTTGAGTCAATGGGAGGCTACAGCCCAACCATTGGTATTTTAGGTGCTGTACTTGGTTTAATACATGCCATGTCAAATTTAGCCGATCCGCAATTATTGGGGCAAGGCATTGCCACCGCATTTGTTGCCACTATTTACGGTGTTGGATTTGCCAATCTTATATACTTACCCGTGGCCAATAAAATTAAAGCCATAGTTCATCAGCAAACTATGTATCGTGAAATGATGACGGAAGGACTCATTTCCATTGCCTTAGCAGAAAATCCACATGCCATTGAAAATAAACTATCGGCATTTCGGTTAGAACAATGA
- a CDS encoding chemotaxis response regulator protein-glutamate methylesterase: protein MSFKVLVVDDSSFFRRRVTDILNKDPELDVIDVAINGLEAVEKAIALKPDVITMDIEMPLLNGIDAVKQIMAKAPTAIIMFSSLTHSGAQATLEALNAGALDFLPKKFNEIAKTTEDAGSLLRQRVKLLARKKGATLPRISTFRSRTVADTKAKTSISTSPRAASTISSRKSVSLRNSSGKQYKLLAIGTSTGGPVALQKLLTQLPQDFPLPIVIVQHMPAAFTLAFANRLDSLCKIKVKQASSGDILKPGHAYLAPGGKQMVIDGTENAAKLRVLEDNSERIAFKPSVDISFASAAKVFGGNVLGIILTGMGADGREGSRLLKSKGATIWAQDEESCVVYGMPQAVTVAGISELSLALESFPSAILKEIQHG from the coding sequence ATGTCCTTTAAAGTATTGGTGGTTGATGACTCCAGTTTTTTTCGACGCAGAGTAACGGATATTCTCAATAAGGATCCTGAACTTGACGTAATCGATGTTGCTATTAATGGCTTAGAAGCGGTTGAAAAGGCCATAGCTTTAAAGCCAGATGTAATCACCATGGATATAGAAATGCCGTTATTAAATGGCATTGACGCGGTTAAACAGATCATGGCAAAAGCACCAACGGCCATTATTATGTTCTCTTCTTTAACTCATTCCGGCGCACAAGCCACGCTCGAAGCATTAAATGCTGGGGCGTTGGATTTTCTGCCGAAAAAATTTAATGAAATAGCCAAAACGACTGAAGACGCTGGCAGTTTATTGCGTCAGCGCGTTAAGTTACTCGCGAGAAAAAAAGGCGCTACTTTACCTCGAATATCTACTTTTCGATCACGGACTGTAGCAGACACTAAAGCTAAAACAAGCATTTCAACTTCCCCAAGAGCTGCTTCAACAATTAGCTCGCGCAAGAGTGTATCGCTAAGAAATAGTTCTGGTAAACAATATAAATTATTAGCCATAGGCACTTCAACAGGAGGGCCTGTGGCATTACAAAAACTCTTAACTCAATTGCCTCAAGACTTCCCCTTGCCAATTGTTATTGTGCAGCATATGCCGGCGGCTTTTACCTTAGCTTTTGCTAACCGACTAGATAGCCTGTGTAAAATAAAGGTAAAACAAGCAAGTTCAGGTGACATTTTAAAGCCGGGTCATGCTTATTTAGCACCTGGTGGTAAACAAATGGTCATTGATGGTACAGAAAATGCAGCAAAACTGAGAGTACTGGAAGACAATTCTGAGCGGATTGCTTTCAAACCCAGTGTAGATATTAGTTTTGCTTCAGCGGCTAAAGTTTTTGGCGGCAATGTTTTAGGCATTATATTAACCGGAATGGGCGCTGATGGTCGTGAAGGTTCGCGATTATTAAAAAGTAAGGGCGCAACTATTTGGGCGCAGGACGAGGAGTCTTGTGTTGTTTATGGTATGCCCCAAGCGGTAACGGTTGCCGGAATATCTGAACTATCACTGGCGCTTGAAAGCTTTCCATCTGCAATTCTTAAGGAAATACAGCATGGATAA
- a CDS encoding chemotaxis protein CheA, which produces MSFEQDEEILQDFLIEAGEILESLSEQLVELENDPNNAELLNAIFRGFHTVKGGAGFLSLTELVDACHGAENVFDTLRNQQRSVTPSLMDVILQSLDTINEMFTQVQNKEPLTSAEPSLLAELHRLSQPEGQETPVLAAPIATPEANAPEAIGSSSDEMSDDEFERLLDELHGGGAPTPSAPVSPQSSSSSNNDISDDEFESLLDELHGQGAFSAAVSTTHEQSASSSSPDEINDDDFEALLDELHGKGKSPQAQTPQDQTPAPEKPAAKVVPVAKAASAPAAKAPEVKAAVKQAPVGDKKPAPAKSAQGETTVRVDTKRLDQIMNMVGELVLVRNRLTSLGVTKEDEELTKAVSNLDAVTTDLQGAVMKTRMQPIKKVFGRFPRVVRDLARSLNKEIKLILEGEETDLDKNLVEALADPLVHLVRNSVDHGIEDPDKRAAAGKPREGIVVLSASQEGDHILLTIRDDGAGMNAGKLKEIAIERGVLDADAAARMSDKEAFSLIFAPGFSTKTEISEVSGRGVGMDVVKTKITQLNGTVSIDSEMGVGTILEIKVPLTLAILPTLMVVIGKQTFALPLAAVNEIFHLDLTKTNQVDGQLTIIVRQKAIPLFYLDQWLVRDYVEKPRERGHVVIVQLGNQQIGFVVDSLIGQEEVVIKPLDRLLHGTPGMAGATITSDGGIALIIDVPNMLKFYAKKSVVNKKLRS; this is translated from the coding sequence ATGTCATTTGAACAAGATGAAGAAATTCTTCAGGATTTTTTAATCGAAGCTGGAGAAATACTTGAGTCCTTGTCTGAGCAATTAGTTGAGCTTGAAAATGACCCGAATAATGCCGAATTACTCAATGCTATTTTTAGAGGGTTTCATACCGTAAAAGGGGGCGCTGGCTTTTTATCACTTACTGAATTAGTCGATGCTTGCCACGGCGCAGAAAATGTTTTCGATACCTTAAGAAATCAGCAGAGATCAGTTACCCCATCGTTAATGGATGTCATTCTCCAATCACTTGACACAATTAACGAAATGTTTACGCAAGTGCAAAATAAAGAGCCACTGACAAGCGCCGAACCTAGTTTGTTAGCCGAGTTACACCGTTTATCTCAGCCTGAAGGTCAAGAAACTCCTGTGCTTGCAGCGCCTATTGCAACGCCTGAGGCTAATGCGCCGGAAGCTATTGGCAGTTCAAGCGATGAAATGTCAGATGATGAATTTGAACGCTTATTAGATGAGCTTCATGGCGGTGGTGCTCCAACGCCTAGTGCTCCTGTTTCCCCGCAGTCAAGCTCTTCATCCAATAATGATATATCAGACGATGAATTTGAATCATTACTTGATGAACTTCATGGCCAAGGTGCTTTTTCTGCTGCAGTTAGCACAACGCATGAGCAGTCGGCAAGCTCATCGTCACCCGATGAAATTAATGATGATGATTTTGAGGCATTATTAGATGAACTTCACGGTAAAGGTAAAAGCCCTCAAGCGCAAACGCCTCAAGATCAGACTCCTGCACCTGAAAAGCCCGCAGCGAAAGTTGTACCGGTTGCTAAAGCGGCAAGTGCACCTGCAGCAAAAGCACCAGAAGTTAAGGCGGCAGTGAAACAAGCACCGGTAGGCGACAAAAAACCGGCACCTGCAAAGTCTGCTCAAGGTGAAACAACCGTTAGGGTTGATACCAAACGCTTAGATCAAATTATGAACATGGTGGGTGAGTTAGTTTTAGTGCGTAATCGCCTAACTAGTTTAGGCGTGACTAAAGAAGATGAAGAATTAACTAAGGCGGTGTCAAACCTCGATGCTGTAACCACTGACTTACAAGGCGCGGTAATGAAAACGCGTATGCAGCCGATAAAGAAAGTATTCGGTCGTTTTCCTCGTGTAGTACGAGATTTAGCGCGCAGTCTTAATAAAGAAATAAAACTTATTCTAGAAGGTGAAGAAACCGATTTAGATAAAAACTTAGTTGAAGCTTTAGCTGATCCTTTAGTACATCTTGTGCGTAACTCGGTTGATCACGGTATTGAAGACCCTGATAAACGCGCAGCCGCTGGCAAGCCACGAGAAGGTATTGTTGTTTTATCAGCATCGCAAGAAGGCGATCATATTCTGCTCACCATTCGTGACGATGGTGCTGGTATGAATGCCGGAAAATTAAAAGAAATTGCCATAGAACGCGGTGTGTTAGATGCAGACGCAGCAGCGCGTATGTCTGATAAAGAAGCTTTTAGCCTTATTTTTGCACCTGGATTTTCTACCAAAACTGAAATTTCAGAAGTATCAGGGCGTGGCGTCGGGATGGATGTGGTTAAAACAAAAATTACCCAACTTAATGGTACGGTCAGCATCGATTCAGAAATGGGCGTAGGCACCATACTTGAAATTAAAGTACCGCTAACTTTAGCAATATTACCAACGTTAATGGTAGTGATTGGTAAGCAGACATTTGCATTACCTTTGGCGGCTGTAAATGAAATATTCCATCTTGATTTAACTAAAACTAACCAAGTTGATGGACAGCTAACCATTATTGTCCGTCAAAAAGCTATCCCATTATTTTATCTTGATCAGTGGCTAGTGAGAGATTATGTAGAAAAGCCACGAGAACGCGGTCATGTAGTAATTGTCCAGCTAGGTAACCAACAAATTGGTTTCGTTGTTGATAGCTTAATTGGTCAAGAAGAAGTGGTTATTAAGCCATTAGACAGATTATTACATGGTACGCCAGGTATGGCAGGTGCAACAATAACAAGTGACGGCGGTATTGCCTTGATTATTGATGTCCCGAATATGCTGAAGTTTTATGCTAAAAAATCGGTAGTAAATAAAAAATTACGTTCATAA
- a CDS encoding protein phosphatase CheZ, translating to MSTNTSVHVSLEQAKLLVEYLENDQQDKADELIAEIQTPINSELFAEIGKLTRQLHDSLNNFQIDSRLSDLATEEIPDAKERLNFVIKSTEEAANKTMDAVEAIFPVVNGIQQKISTVNPLWQKLMQNELDVSEFKSLCRDIDVLLKTTEKDTDKINRLMTDVLMAQDFQDLTGQVIRKVIDLVREVEDSLISMLTAFGLSSEQSPLNKLPTVGDNLVEGPIINSKNRNDVVANQDDVDDLLSSLGF from the coding sequence ATGAGTACTAATACCAGTGTCCATGTTTCATTAGAGCAAGCTAAACTGTTGGTCGAATATCTTGAAAACGATCAACAAGATAAAGCCGATGAGTTAATCGCTGAAATTCAAACCCCGATTAATTCTGAGCTGTTTGCTGAAATAGGTAAGTTAACCCGTCAATTACATGACTCTTTGAATAATTTTCAAATTGATTCACGTTTGAGTGACTTAGCTACTGAAGAAATACCAGACGCTAAAGAAAGACTGAATTTTGTTATCAAAAGTACGGAAGAAGCCGCTAATAAAACCATGGATGCCGTTGAAGCTATTTTTCCGGTGGTTAATGGTATTCAACAGAAAATCAGTACGGTTAATCCACTGTGGCAAAAATTAATGCAAAACGAACTCGATGTCAGTGAGTTTAAGTCATTATGTCGAGATATCGATGTGCTACTGAAAACAACAGAAAAAGATACCGACAAAATTAATCGCTTGATGACCGATGTTTTAATGGCACAAGACTTTCAAGATCTTACAGGACAAGTTATTCGCAAAGTTATCGACTTAGTGCGCGAAGTTGAAGACAGCTTGATCAGTATGCTGACCGCCTTTGGTCTTTCTTCAGAGCAGAGCCCATTGAATAAACTGCCCACCGTCGGTGATAACTTAGTCGAGGGTCCGATTATTAATAGTAAAAATCGTAATGATGTTGTGGCAAATCAAGACGACGTTGATGATTTATTATCAAGCTTAGGTTTTTAA
- the cheY gene encoding chemotaxis response regulator CheY: MDKNMKVLVVDDFSTMRRIIKNLLRDLGFTNISEADDGNTALPMLKEGNFDFVVTDWNMPGMQGIDLLKAIRADSNLSHIPVLMVTAEAKKEQIIMAAQAGVNGYIVKPFTAATLNTKLDKIFERLG, encoded by the coding sequence TTGGATAAAAATATGAAAGTGCTTGTTGTTGACGATTTTTCAACAATGAGACGTATAATCAAAAACTTATTACGTGACTTAGGCTTTACCAATATCTCAGAAGCAGATGATGGTAATACGGCATTGCCGATGCTTAAAGAGGGTAACTTTGATTTTGTTGTTACTGATTGGAATATGCCGGGTATGCAAGGTATTGATTTACTTAAAGCGATTAGAGCTGATAGTAATTTATCTCATATTCCGGTTTTAATGGTAACGGCAGAAGCTAAGAAAGAACAAATTATCATGGCGGCACAAGCTGGCGTTAATGGCTATATCGTAAAACCATTTACCGCTGCTACATTAAACACCAAGCTTGATAAAATTTTCGAACGACTTGGTTAG
- a CDS encoding RNA polymerase sigma factor FliA: MVKVHTYSVDKSALLEQHTVLVKRIAYHLLARLPASVIVDDLIQSGMIGLLEASNNFDNSKGASFETFAGIRIRGAMLDEIRRGDWVPRSVHKNSRMVSEAIKHLEAEHGRDVSDVEVAEKLEITINEYHQILNEVSSGKILGIDDLGVSEDVIEVAHSHHQDEPYANIEHSFFKKSLAECISSLPEREALVLSLYYDEELNLREIGQVLDVSESRVSQIHSQAMHRLKARMQSWQS; the protein is encoded by the coding sequence GTGGTAAAAGTACATACTTATAGTGTTGATAAATCGGCTTTGCTGGAGCAACACACGGTGCTTGTGAAACGTATTGCTTATCATTTGCTTGCCCGATTACCTGCCAGCGTTATTGTTGATGATCTTATTCAATCCGGCATGATAGGTTTACTTGAAGCGTCCAATAATTTTGATAACAGCAAAGGTGCAAGTTTTGAAACTTTTGCTGGTATTCGTATTCGTGGCGCTATGCTTGATGAAATTCGTCGAGGCGACTGGGTTCCCCGCTCAGTGCATAAAAATAGTCGCATGGTCAGCGAAGCCATAAAACACTTAGAAGCTGAACACGGACGCGATGTCAGCGATGTTGAAGTGGCAGAAAAACTTGAAATCACCATAAATGAATATCATCAGATCCTTAATGAAGTCAGTTCAGGAAAAATACTCGGCATTGATGACCTAGGTGTCAGTGAAGATGTTATTGAAGTCGCGCACAGTCATCATCAAGATGAACCTTATGCTAATATTGAACATAGTTTCTTTAAAAAATCACTGGCAGAATGTATTTCTTCTTTACCAGAGCGAGAAGCTTTAGTACTGTCATTATATTACGATGAAGAGCTTAACCTTAGAGAAATAGGCCAAGTACTTGATGTCAGCGAATCTCGGGTAAGCCAAATACACAGTCAGGCAATGCATCGATTAAAAGCTCGTATGCAATCTTGGCAAAGTTAA
- a CDS encoding MinD/ParA family protein, with amino-acid sequence MIDQASGLRKMQDPQLIKVIAVSGGKGGVGKTNVSLNTAISLAKLGKSVLVLDADLGLANVDVMLGLRVQRNLSHVLSGECELDDIIIQGPAGINIIPATSGTQSMVDLTPAEHAGLIRAFSDMQTKFDILIVDTAAGISDMVLSFCRASQDVLLVVCDEPTSITDCYALMKLLSRDHGLFKFKVVANMVRSPKEGQNLFAKLSKVTDRFLDVTLELVAVVPYDENIRKSVRKQQAIVEAYPDSPASIGFQALAKNIISWPMPKQASGHLEFFIEQLLEH; translated from the coding sequence ATGATAGATCAAGCGAGCGGCTTAAGAAAAATGCAAGATCCCCAACTTATAAAAGTCATAGCAGTTTCTGGCGGTAAAGGTGGCGTTGGTAAAACCAATGTCTCGTTAAATACTGCAATTTCCTTAGCTAAATTAGGTAAGAGCGTTTTAGTGCTTGATGCCGACTTAGGTTTAGCGAATGTTGATGTCATGCTAGGTTTGCGCGTACAACGTAACTTGTCTCATGTTTTATCCGGCGAGTGTGAACTTGATGATATTATTATCCAAGGTCCTGCTGGCATTAATATTATTCCGGCCACGTCGGGCACGCAATCAATGGTAGATTTAACCCCAGCGGAGCATGCTGGGCTTATTCGTGCTTTTAGTGATATGCAAACTAAATTTGATATTCTCATTGTTGATACTGCCGCTGGTATCTCGGATATGGTGTTAAGTTTTTGCCGAGCATCACAAGATGTTTTATTGGTTGTATGCGACGAACCTACCTCAATTACCGACTGTTATGCCTTAATGAAACTGCTCAGCAGAGATCACGGCCTATTCAAGTTTAAAGTTGTGGCAAATATGGTGCGCAGCCCGAAAGAGGGCCAAAACTTATTTGCTAAACTCTCTAAAGTTACCGATAGATTTTTAGATGTTACCTTAGAGCTTGTCGCGGTTGTCCCTTATGATGAAAATATTCGTAAATCGGTTAGAAAACAACAAGCAATTGTAGAAGCATATCCAGACTCACCAGCCTCAATAGGCTTTCAAGCACTCGCCAAGAATATTATTAGCTGGCCAATGCCGAAGCAAGCGTCAGGGCATTTAGAATTCTTTATTGAGCAATTGCTAGAACATTAA
- the flhF gene encoding flagellar biosynthesis protein FlhF: protein MKIRRYVAKDMRSALAQIKDELGVDAVIMSNKKIAEGVELMAAVDYNQSIKPAKAPAQHNHELSAVESAQPANPADIAEDTVAISSAPKPVEQAANVPADSLAALLSRQVQQNGYDKAPATRAFNSQIENSSTKVTPQANAKQSGVPQDIEQQFKNFTTRLEQTTEMETPDSAVNQQTSSAQNESNNTNFHDAIDQSMAASEKMSSHGERQINSSEFDRMQKEMSSIRQLLEHQMSGLMWQDMAQKDPMRAVLVNKLMAMGLNEQIADQIAGYVPANTHEQDAWQQAKHIIAQQLNTTNNDIIQRGGVVSLVGPTGVGKTTTIAKLAARFSQVHGADQVVLISTDSYRIAGFEQLATYGRIIGCQVKLANDGNELDSLLQQFAQKKLILIDTAGMGQRDMRLTEHLTTLISNARVRIRNYLVLAANTQQRVMQENVERFKRIPLAGCIYTKLDESLSVGEIITTSLQNGLAIGYLTDGQRVPEDIKVANAEKLVTLADRMAIKSQGSGTVSWRTPASAVAV, encoded by the coding sequence ATGAAAATTAGACGTTATGTAGCAAAAGATATGAGAAGCGCACTCGCTCAAATTAAAGATGAATTGGGTGTAGACGCGGTAATTATGTCTAATAAAAAGATTGCTGAAGGTGTCGAATTAATGGCGGCGGTTGATTATAACCAAAGTATAAAGCCTGCCAAGGCACCTGCTCAGCATAACCATGAGCTAAGCGCTGTGGAAAGTGCACAGCCAGCTAACCCTGCCGATATAGCCGAAGATACCGTGGCCATTAGCAGTGCACCTAAGCCAGTTGAACAGGCTGCAAACGTACCCGCAGACAGTTTAGCCGCCTTACTTAGCCGACAAGTACAACAAAATGGCTATGATAAAGCACCCGCAACACGCGCATTTAATAGCCAAATAGAAAACTCATCGACAAAAGTTACCCCGCAAGCTAATGCTAAGCAGAGTGGTGTTCCACAAGATATTGAGCAACAATTTAAAAACTTTACGACGCGTTTAGAACAGACTACGGAAATGGAAACGCCTGACAGCGCTGTTAATCAGCAAACTAGTAGCGCTCAAAATGAATCAAATAATACAAACTTCCATGACGCGATTGACCAATCAATGGCAGCATCTGAGAAAATGAGTTCTCATGGCGAACGTCAAATAAATAGCAGTGAATTTGACCGCATGCAAAAAGAAATGTCTTCAATTCGTCAGCTGTTAGAGCATCAAATGTCGGGTTTAATGTGGCAAGATATGGCACAGAAAGATCCAATGCGCGCAGTATTAGTTAATAAATTAATGGCCATGGGTCTTAATGAACAAATTGCCGATCAAATTGCTGGTTACGTTCCAGCCAATACGCATGAACAAGATGCATGGCAGCAAGCAAAACACATAATCGCGCAACAATTAAACACCACTAACAATGACATTATTCAACGTGGTGGTGTTGTGTCTCTAGTTGGCCCAACAGGTGTTGGTAAAACCACAACTATTGCGAAACTAGCCGCCCGATTTTCACAAGTTCACGGTGCTGACCAAGTAGTCTTAATTTCGACTGATAGTTATCGTATTGCTGGCTTTGAGCAACTTGCCACTTACGGCCGCATTATTGGTTGCCAAGTTAAGCTGGCTAACGACGGTAATGAGTTAGATAGCCTATTACAACAGTTTGCCCAAAAGAAATTAATCTTAATAGACACGGCTGGTATGGGGCAAAGAGATATGCGCCTAACTGAGCATTTGACTACCTTAATTTCGAATGCACGTGTTAGAATTCGTAATTACTTAGTGTTAGCAGCCAATACGCAACAGCGTGTAATGCAAGAAAATGTTGAACGTTTTAAGCGCATTCCATTGGCGGGCTGTATTTATACGAAATTAGATGAAAGCCTAAGTGTTGGTGAAATTATAACCACATCACTGCAAAATGGTTTAGCTATTGGCTATCTTACTGATGGGCAAAGGGTTCCAGAAGATATTAAGGTTGCAAATGCTGAGAAATTGGTTACGCTTGCAGATAGAATGGCAATTAAGTCTCAAGGCTCAGGAACTGTTTCCTGGCGGACACCCGCATCAGCCGTAGCAGTATAG